From Salinirubellus salinus, the proteins below share one genomic window:
- a CDS encoding magnesium transporter — MSVRDAAVRAYREGLPALAASVFGGLLAGLVLGGMRGELRAVPGLLVLIPALLATRGNVYGSLGARIATGLHQGLVEPRVEWGDERLRGAVAAAIGNGLLASAFAATVAFLVLTLLARDPAPYPTLLGVALVAGLFSGVTLSTVVVVLVFAGYRRGRDPDTLVGPIVTTAGDVFGLAFLVLAVRIVLGLGGGG; from the coding sequence ATGTCGGTCCGCGACGCCGCCGTCCGTGCCTACCGCGAGGGGTTGCCGGCCCTCGCGGCGAGCGTGTTCGGCGGCCTCCTCGCGGGCCTCGTCCTCGGGGGGATGCGTGGCGAACTCCGCGCGGTCCCCGGACTGCTCGTCCTCATCCCCGCGCTGCTGGCGACGCGGGGGAACGTCTACGGCTCGCTCGGCGCGCGCATCGCCACCGGCCTCCACCAGGGGCTGGTCGAACCCCGTGTCGAGTGGGGCGACGAGCGCCTCCGCGGGGCCGTCGCGGCCGCCATCGGCAACGGCCTGCTCGCCTCGGCGTTCGCCGCCACCGTCGCGTTCCTCGTGCTCACGCTCCTCGCTCGCGACCCCGCCCCCTACCCGACGCTGCTCGGCGTCGCCCTCGTCGCCGGCCTGTTCTCGGGCGTGACGCTCTCGACGGTCGTCGTCGTCCTCGTGTTCGCGGGCTACCGCCGCGGGCGCGACCCGGACACCCTCGTCGGCCCCATCGTCACCACCGCGGGCGACGTGTTCGGCCTCGCGTTCCTCGTCCTCGCCGTTCGCATCGTCCTCGGACTCGGGGGTGGCGGCTAG
- a CDS encoding amino acid permease codes for MSADGGELERTLGFVEAMTLGGGTMIGAGIFILPGIAAESAGPASAISYAIAGFVALLAALSLSELATGMPIAGGSYHYVNRALGGLFGAVVGWGMWTGLMFASAFYMIGFGQYLVEPIPFLDGRGFVVGLGLVGLVLLLGVNYYGTEESSAFQNVTIGTETAIILVFVAVGLFFIDTGNLEPFAPFGAGGIVATTGIVFISFLGFEIIATVAGEIKNPSRIIPLSMILSVVLVTILYVLVMLVSTGVIPFESLGDSPIPVSDVAIVYLGPAGVVAIVFAAIIAAISSSNSSILAASRVIYAMGRDGVVTDWFNVSHPRYYTPHRAIAATGGVTALLILVGLEVETIIALLAEAASFSFLVAYSLVHVSLVVFRRADPDGYDPSFALPRPLYPAVPILGVVLSLVVVSQMATVVVVIGSAIVGFGVLWYAAYTRGRVVSEGLLREAIRGEPTEPFRVVVPVANPATQHGLLRLAAASATANADRGTPELVAVNVTPVAHPSPLQNLEADRADHQRDLLENAHDIAAGMNVTLRTRAVVAPDVGEALLEVLEEEAADEVILGWDGTLEHDGHVFGSAVDTVVREARCDVSLVDLRDETVGTPVALVAPGPNGPVVAHQAVEFAAVDGTVPTLLNVQSSGAGSDSDAETRGRAVVTDAAEAAGLDPDEYDTQVVVADDVGQAVVEATGEYDTVCVGLSGRPEGSRIPFGTVTERVVGDVLGNVALIRGS; via the coding sequence ATGAGCGCCGACGGGGGCGAACTCGAGCGAACGCTCGGCTTCGTCGAGGCGATGACCCTCGGTGGCGGGACCATGATCGGCGCGGGGATATTCATCCTCCCGGGCATCGCCGCCGAGAGCGCCGGTCCCGCGAGCGCCATCTCCTACGCCATCGCCGGCTTCGTCGCGCTGCTCGCGGCGCTCTCGCTCTCCGAACTCGCGACCGGGATGCCCATCGCGGGTGGGAGCTACCACTACGTCAACCGCGCGCTCGGCGGGCTCTTCGGGGCCGTCGTCGGCTGGGGGATGTGGACCGGGCTGATGTTCGCGAGCGCCTTCTACATGATCGGCTTCGGCCAGTACCTCGTCGAGCCCATCCCGTTCCTCGACGGGCGGGGCTTCGTCGTCGGGCTCGGACTCGTGGGGCTGGTTCTGCTCCTCGGGGTCAACTACTACGGGACCGAGGAGTCGAGCGCCTTCCAGAACGTCACCATCGGGACCGAGACGGCCATCATCCTCGTCTTCGTCGCCGTCGGTCTCTTCTTCATCGATACGGGGAACCTCGAGCCGTTCGCCCCCTTCGGCGCCGGCGGTATCGTCGCCACGACCGGCATCGTCTTCATCTCCTTCCTCGGCTTCGAGATCATCGCCACCGTCGCGGGCGAGATCAAGAACCCCAGCCGGATCATCCCGCTCTCGATGATCCTCTCGGTGGTGTTGGTGACCATCCTCTACGTCCTCGTCATGCTCGTCAGCACGGGGGTCATCCCCTTCGAGTCGCTCGGCGACTCCCCCATCCCCGTCTCGGACGTGGCCATCGTCTACCTCGGCCCGGCGGGCGTCGTCGCCATCGTCTTCGCCGCCATCATCGCCGCCATCTCGAGTTCGAACTCCTCCATCCTCGCCGCCTCGCGGGTCATCTACGCCATGGGGCGAGACGGGGTCGTCACCGACTGGTTCAACGTGAGCCACCCCCGGTACTACACGCCCCACCGTGCCATCGCGGCCACCGGCGGCGTGACGGCACTGCTCATCCTCGTCGGGCTCGAGGTGGAGACAATCATCGCATTACTCGCGGAGGCAGCGAGCTTCAGTTTCCTCGTCGCGTACTCGCTCGTCCACGTCTCGCTCGTCGTCTTCCGGCGAGCCGACCCGGACGGCTACGACCCATCGTTCGCGCTCCCACGACCCCTCTACCCGGCCGTCCCGATCCTCGGCGTGGTGCTGTCGCTCGTGGTCGTCTCGCAGATGGCGACCGTCGTCGTCGTCATCGGGTCGGCCATCGTCGGCTTCGGGGTCCTCTGGTACGCCGCCTACACCCGGGGGCGCGTCGTGAGCGAGGGGCTCCTGCGTGAGGCGATCCGCGGGGAACCGACCGAGCCGTTCCGCGTGGTCGTCCCGGTGGCGAACCCGGCGACACAGCACGGGCTGCTCCGGCTCGCGGCGGCGAGCGCGACCGCCAACGCCGACCGGGGGACGCCCGAACTCGTCGCGGTCAACGTCACACCGGTCGCTCACCCGTCGCCGCTCCAGAACCTCGAGGCGGACCGTGCGGACCACCAGCGAGACCTCCTCGAGAACGCCCACGACATCGCGGCCGGGATGAACGTCACCCTCCGGACCAGGGCGGTGGTCGCCCCGGACGTCGGCGAGGCCCTCCTCGAGGTGCTCGAGGAGGAGGCGGCCGACGAGGTCATCCTCGGCTGGGACGGGACGCTCGAGCACGACGGGCACGTCTTCGGCTCGGCGGTCGACACGGTGGTCCGGGAGGCCCGCTGTGACGTCTCGCTCGTCGACCTCAGAGACGAGACCGTCGGGACGCCGGTGGCCCTCGTCGCGCCGGGACCGAACGGACCGGTCGTCGCACACCAGGCGGTCGAGTTCGCGGCCGTCGACGGGACCGTGCCGACCCTGCTGAACGTCCAGTCCTCCGGTGCGGGGAGCGACTCGGACGCCGAGACGCGGGGTCGGGCGGTCGTGACCGACGCTGCCGAGGCGGCGGGACTCGACCCCGACGAGTACGACACACAGGTCGTCGTGGCCGACGACGTCGGGCAGGCGGTCGTCGAGGCGACCGGCGAGTACGACACCGTCTGTGTCGGGCTCTCGGGACGACCCGAGGGGTCCCGGATACCCTTCGGGACCGTCACGGAACGCGTCGTGGGGGACGTCCTGGGCAACGTCGCCCTGATACGCGGGTCGTGA
- a CDS encoding universal stress protein: MYDNVLLPFDGSDGAAAVLHHAAELAHWADATIRVLYVADTNRDSVTVVDGQTVDVLEREGRDIVEEAAKTLETLGVSHRTDVLQGNPAPTIVEYAEAYDQDLIVMPTHGREGLSRYLAGSVSEKVVRLSSVPVLSVRMQPDETLTFPYENVLVPTDGSAAATHAADHVLEFAAALDATVHVLSVVDDSALGPDIRSTIAGKESEQAATEAVESVVSAAETHGVTDVVQHVEHGRPASVILDCIEANDVHAVGMGTTGRRGTDRILLGSVAEKTVRSAPVPVVTVAKPR; encoded by the coding sequence ATGTACGACAACGTACTCCTCCCGTTCGACGGCAGCGACGGCGCCGCCGCAGTGCTCCACCACGCCGCCGAGCTCGCCCACTGGGCCGACGCGACCATCCGGGTGCTCTACGTGGCGGACACGAACCGGGACAGCGTCACGGTCGTCGACGGACAGACCGTCGACGTCCTCGAACGCGAGGGACGGGACATCGTCGAGGAAGCCGCCAAGACGCTGGAGACGCTTGGCGTCTCGCACCGGACCGACGTCCTCCAGGGCAATCCCGCCCCCACCATCGTCGAGTACGCCGAGGCGTACGACCAGGACCTGATCGTGATGCCGACCCACGGGCGCGAAGGCCTCTCCCGGTATCTCGCCGGGAGCGTCTCCGAGAAGGTCGTCCGGCTCTCCTCTGTGCCCGTCCTCTCGGTCAGGATGCAGCCAGACGAGACGCTCACCTTCCCCTACGAGAACGTGCTCGTCCCGACCGACGGCAGCGCCGCCGCGACACACGCCGCCGACCACGTCCTCGAGTTCGCGGCGGCACTCGACGCCACCGTCCACGTCCTCTCGGTCGTGGACGACTCCGCGCTGGGGCCGGACATCCGCTCGACGATAGCCGGGAAGGAGAGCGAGCAGGCCGCGACCGAGGCCGTCGAGAGCGTCGTCTCGGCCGCCGAGACGCACGGGGTCACGGACGTCGTCCAGCACGTCGAACACGGACGCCCAGCGAGCGTGATCCTCGACTGTATCGAGGCGAACGACGTCCACGCCGTCGGGATGGGGACGACGGGGAGACGTGGGACGGACCGCATCCTGCTCGGGAGCGTCGCCGAGAAGACCGTCCGCTCCGCACCGGTTCCCGTCGTGACCGTCGCGAAGCCGAGGTGA
- a CDS encoding hemolysin family protein, whose protein sequence is MWPSPLTAASTAGLLQYTVPIVGVELGQTTVTAIGVVLILLLLVGSGFFSSSEIAMFSLPAHQIDAMVEQGLRGARAVKSLKEDPHRLLVTILVGNNMVNITMSSVSTTIVGFYFDAGTAVVVSSLGITSMVLIFGESAPKSYAVENTEVHARRVARGLKVVEKVLWPLITLFYYLTGLVNRVTGGNPSIESTYVTRDEIRNIIKTGEREGVLDEEERQMLQRALRFTDASAKEVMTPRLDMAAVSGDATVQEAVEQCIQSGHARLPAYEGSLDDVIGVFDIRNLEGVDYDGATDLRVRDVVTPPLHVPESKNVDELLSEMRENRLHMVIVIDEFGATEGLITMEDVLEEIVGEILVGGEEHPLDFVDDTEVLARGEVNIDEVNEALGIDLPEGEEFETIAGFIFNRAGRLVEQGETFEYENVTLRAEQVEDTRIQKVRVTVDREVDRTIEEGSSVEKDDSE, encoded by the coding sequence ATGTGGCCATCCCCGCTCACAGCAGCATCTACGGCCGGTCTCCTACAGTACACCGTGCCCATCGTCGGTGTCGAACTGGGGCAGACGACAGTCACCGCTATCGGCGTCGTGCTGATCTTGCTGCTCCTCGTGGGGTCTGGATTCTTCTCGTCGTCGGAGATCGCGATGTTCTCTCTGCCGGCGCACCAGATCGACGCGATGGTCGAGCAGGGGTTGCGCGGCGCACGGGCGGTCAAGTCGCTCAAGGAAGACCCCCACCGCCTGCTCGTGACCATCCTCGTGGGGAACAACATGGTCAACATCACGATGTCCTCCGTCTCGACGACCATCGTCGGCTTCTACTTCGACGCTGGCACGGCCGTCGTCGTCTCGTCGCTCGGCATCACGTCGATGGTGCTGATATTCGGCGAGAGCGCGCCGAAGTCCTACGCCGTCGAGAACACCGAGGTGCACGCCCGGCGTGTCGCCCGGGGGCTGAAAGTGGTCGAGAAGGTACTGTGGCCGCTCATCACCCTGTTCTACTATCTGACGGGCCTCGTGAACCGGGTCACCGGCGGGAACCCGTCCATCGAGTCGACGTACGTCACCCGTGACGAGATCCGGAACATCATCAAGACGGGGGAGCGCGAGGGCGTCCTCGACGAGGAGGAACGTCAGATGCTCCAGCGCGCCCTGCGGTTCACCGACGCCTCCGCCAAGGAGGTGATGACGCCACGGCTCGACATGGCGGCCGTCTCCGGGGACGCGACCGTGCAGGAGGCGGTCGAGCAGTGTATCCAGTCGGGCCACGCCCGGCTGCCGGCCTACGAGGGGTCGCTGGACGACGTGATCGGCGTGTTCGACATCCGGAATCTGGAGGGGGTGGACTACGACGGTGCGACCGACCTCCGGGTGCGCGACGTGGTCACGCCGCCACTCCACGTCCCCGAGTCGAAGAACGTCGACGAACTCCTCTCGGAGATGCGCGAGAATCGGCTCCACATGGTGATCGTCATCGACGAGTTCGGCGCCACGGAGGGTCTCATCACGATGGAGGACGTCCTCGAGGAGATCGTCGGCGAGATACTGGTGGGCGGGGAGGAACACCCGCTGGATTTCGTCGACGACACGGAGGTGCTGGCCCGTGGGGAGGTCAACATCGACGAGGTCAACGAGGCCCTCGGCATTGACCTCCCGGAGGGCGAGGAGTTCGAGACCATCGCCGGTTTCATCTTCAACCGTGCCGGCCGCCTCGTCGAGCAGGGCGAGACGTTCGAGTACGAGAACGTGACGCTGCGGGCCGAACAGGTGGAGGACACCCGCATCCAGAAGGTGCGGGTGACCGTCGACCGAGAGGTCGACCGCACCATCGAGGAGGGCTCGTCGGTCGAGAAGGACGATTCCGAGTGA
- a CDS encoding signal recognition particle protein Srp54 has product MVLDNLGSSLRGSLDKLRGKSRLSEEDVAEIVKEIQRSLIQADVDIALVQELSSSIEERALNEEPPGGTSARDHVLRIVYEELVALVGESTDLPLESQTILLAGLQGSGKTTTAAKMAWWFSKKGLRPAVIQTDTFRPGAYDQAKQMCERAEVDFYGDPDEEDPVEIARKGLEETADADIRIVDTSGRSGLNETLIEELKSIEELVAPDRNLLVLDAAIGQGAKDQAKAFGDAVGIDGVVITKLDGTAKGGGALAAVDQTDSTIAFLGTGEEVADIERFEPNGFISRLLGMGDLKQLAERVERAMSEQEAEDEDWDPEDMMKGEFTLKDMRRQMDAMNKMGPLSQVLDMIPGLGGGLMDQLPDDAMDVTQERMQSFKVIMDSMSEEELENPRSIGKTRIERISRGSGKPEETVRELLEQHKMMSRMMKQFQGMGDSDMQRMMKQMQQQGGGGGGMGGMGGGGGPFG; this is encoded by the coding sequence ATGGTACTCGACAATCTCGGGAGTTCTCTTCGCGGTTCCCTCGACAAACTCCGGGGGAAGTCACGCCTCAGTGAGGAGGACGTCGCGGAGATCGTCAAGGAGATCCAGCGTTCGCTCATCCAGGCCGACGTCGACATCGCACTGGTGCAGGAGCTCTCCTCGTCCATCGAGGAGCGGGCGCTGAACGAGGAGCCGCCGGGCGGCACCTCCGCGCGCGACCACGTCCTCCGCATCGTCTACGAGGAACTCGTCGCGCTCGTCGGCGAGTCCACGGACCTCCCCCTCGAGTCGCAGACCATCCTGCTCGCCGGGCTGCAGGGGTCCGGTAAGACCACGACGGCGGCGAAGATGGCGTGGTGGTTCTCGAAGAAGGGCCTCCGTCCGGCGGTCATCCAGACCGACACGTTCCGGCCGGGTGCGTACGACCAGGCCAAGCAGATGTGTGAGCGGGCCGAGGTCGACTTCTACGGCGACCCGGACGAGGAGGACCCCGTCGAGATCGCCCGCAAGGGGCTCGAGGAGACCGCGGACGCCGACATCCGCATCGTGGACACCTCGGGTCGCTCGGGGCTGAACGAGACGCTCATCGAGGAGCTGAAGTCCATCGAGGAACTGGTCGCCCCGGACCGCAATCTGCTGGTGCTGGACGCCGCCATCGGGCAGGGCGCGAAGGACCAGGCGAAGGCGTTCGGTGACGCGGTCGGCATCGACGGCGTCGTCATCACCAAACTGGACGGTACCGCGAAGGGTGGTGGGGCGCTCGCCGCGGTCGACCAGACCGACTCCACCATCGCGTTCCTCGGGACCGGTGAGGAGGTCGCGGACATCGAGCGGTTCGAGCCCAACGGCTTCATCTCCCGACTGCTCGGGATGGGTGACCTGAAACAGCTCGCCGAGCGCGTCGAGCGGGCCATGTCCGAGCAGGAGGCCGAGGACGAGGACTGGGACCCCGAGGACATGATGAAGGGTGAGTTCACCCTGAAGGACATGCGCCGGCAGATGGACGCGATGAACAAGATGGGGCCGCTGAGCCAGGTGCTCGATATGATCCCCGGCCTCGGCGGCGGCCTGATGGACCAGCTGCCGGACGACGCGATGGACGTCACGCAGGAGCGGATGCAGTCGTTCAAGGTCATCATGGACTCGATGAGCGAGGAGGAGCTGGAGAACCCGCGATCCATCGGGAAGACGCGCATCGAGCGTATCTCGCGTGGCTCCGGGAAACCGGAGGAGACAGTCCGTGAACTGCTGGAACAGCACAAGATGATGTCCCGGATGATGAAGCAGTTCCAGGGGATGGGCGACTCGGACATGCAGCGGATGATGAAGCAGATGCAACAGCAGGGCGGCGGCGGTGGCGGGATGGGCGGCATGGGTGGCGGTGGCGGCCCGTTCGGGTGA
- a CDS encoding rhomboid family intramembrane serine protease codes for MTIDDVPGVTFALAVGMGAIHMASPAITPLSYTALAPWMHAGVDHLLNNLLVFTLLGAWVERRLGWAKFLFVSMVMAYLALYLPIVFGYGELSRGASGLTMALTGYAILALLVTFTEQLETLDVGTGEGLFSFGILLVLVYLTVDAWQTVQRFVGVEPRPDGVAVSAHLTGLVLGMVWFGWRMVRYGLTDA; via the coding sequence GTGACGATTGACGACGTTCCGGGGGTCACTTTCGCGCTCGCGGTGGGGATGGGGGCAATCCATATGGCCTCGCCAGCTATCACGCCTCTGTCTTACACCGCCCTCGCGCCGTGGATGCACGCGGGGGTCGACCACTTGTTGAACAACCTCCTCGTGTTCACTCTACTCGGTGCGTGGGTCGAGAGGCGTTTGGGTTGGGCCAAGTTTCTCTTCGTCAGCATGGTGATGGCGTATCTTGCTCTCTACCTTCCAATCGTGTTCGGATACGGTGAGCTATCGAGAGGAGCAAGCGGTCTGACGATGGCTCTGACGGGGTATGCAATTCTGGCCTTGCTCGTCACTTTTACCGAGCAGCTCGAAACCTTGGATGTCGGGACAGGAGAGGGGCTCTTCTCTTTTGGAATTTTGCTCGTCTTAGTGTACTTGACGGTAGATGCGTGGCAGACTGTCCAGCGATTCGTGGGAGTCGAACCGCGACCCGACGGTGTGGCTGTGTCAGCACACTTGACTGGGCTCGTTCTAGGAATGGTGTGGTTCGGCTGGCGGATGGTTCGGTACGGCCTGACCGACGCCTGA
- the acnA gene encoding aconitate hydratase AcnA — protein sequence MSEDPFGAIREFEHDGTTHKMADLTALEDAGLCELDRLPVSIRVLLEAVLRNVDGDIITEEDVRNVASWEPDVPDVELPFKPSRVVLQDLTGVPAVVDLAALRSAVDRKGKDPSLVEPEVPIDLVIDHSVQVDYFGSEDAYEKNVEMEYERNGERYRALKWAQQAFERFSVVPPGTGIVHQVNLEHLGRVVHEREHDDGSWLYPDTLVGTDSHTPMIGGIGVVGWGVGGIEAEAAMLGQPITMKLPEVVGVRLEGELPEGATATDLVLHVTEKLRQVGVVDRFVEFYGPGVANLTVPDRATLANMAPEQGSTISAFPVDEATLDYLELTGRESEHVELVREYLDAQGLFGEQEPEYTETVEMDLSTVEPSLAGPKRPQDRVRMGNMKTHFRQLVHGELEHLLDDVDEEALTRWLGESDPQYELETPDLAELDVGELNKRVTVTMEDGTTTEIGHGSVVVSAITSCTNTSNPSVMLAAAMVAKEAVERGLEVPPYVKTSLAPGSRVVTEYLEESGLLPYLEELGYDVVGYGCTTCIGNAGPLPGPIEEAIDEHGLWTTSVLSGNRNFEARIHPKVRANYLASPPLVVAYGLAGRMDIDLEHDPLGHDEDGEPVYLADLWPDSDDVARAIHDNVSPEMFREKYASVFEGDERWAALDAPTGDVYDWDEESTYIREPPFFKDFPEEEPGVSDVEDARCLMTLGDTVTTDHISPAGPFSSDLPAGQWLMEQGVEPHEFNTYGSRRGNHEVMMRGTFANVRIENQMLEGVEGGYTVHHPTGEETTVFEASERYRDADTPLVVMAGVEFGTGSSRDWAAKGTDLLGIRATIAESYERIYRDNLVGMGVLPLQFAEGDGWESLGLDGTETFSIEGLDDGLSVMEELSVTAEKDDGSTVEFPVTAQVGTPAAVRYVENGGILHLVLRRLLQQH from the coding sequence ATGTCCGAAGACCCGTTCGGTGCCATCCGCGAGTTCGAGCACGACGGCACCACACACAAGATGGCGGACCTCACGGCCCTCGAGGACGCTGGGCTCTGTGAGCTGGACCGCCTCCCCGTCAGCATCCGCGTCCTCCTCGAGGCCGTCCTCCGGAACGTGGACGGCGACATCATCACCGAGGAGGACGTGCGCAACGTCGCCTCGTGGGAACCGGACGTGCCGGACGTCGAACTGCCGTTCAAGCCCTCGCGCGTGGTCCTGCAGGACCTCACCGGGGTCCCCGCCGTGGTCGACCTCGCGGCGCTCCGCTCGGCAGTCGACCGGAAGGGCAAGGACCCGAGCCTCGTCGAACCGGAGGTCCCGATCGACCTCGTCATCGACCACTCCGTACAGGTCGACTACTTCGGGAGCGAGGACGCCTACGAGAAGAACGTCGAGATGGAGTACGAGCGCAACGGCGAGCGCTACCGCGCGCTCAAGTGGGCCCAGCAGGCGTTCGAGAGGTTCAGCGTCGTCCCGCCGGGGACCGGCATCGTCCACCAGGTGAACCTCGAACACCTCGGGCGCGTGGTCCACGAGCGCGAGCACGACGACGGGAGCTGGCTCTACCCCGACACCCTCGTCGGGACGGACAGCCACACGCCGATGATCGGCGGCATCGGCGTCGTCGGCTGGGGCGTCGGCGGCATCGAGGCCGAGGCCGCGATGCTCGGTCAGCCCATCACGATGAAGCTCCCCGAGGTCGTCGGCGTGCGACTGGAGGGTGAACTCCCCGAAGGGGCGACCGCGACGGACCTCGTGCTGCACGTCACCGAGAAGCTCCGACAGGTCGGCGTCGTCGACCGGTTCGTCGAGTTCTACGGGCCGGGCGTGGCGAACCTCACGGTTCCGGACCGGGCGACGCTGGCGAACATGGCGCCCGAGCAGGGCTCGACCATCAGCGCGTTCCCGGTCGACGAGGCGACGCTGGACTACCTCGAACTCACGGGTCGCGAGTCCGAGCACGTCGAACTCGTCCGCGAGTATCTCGACGCGCAGGGGCTGTTCGGCGAGCAGGAGCCCGAGTACACCGAGACGGTCGAGATGGACCTCTCGACGGTCGAACCGAGTCTCGCCGGGCCGAAGCGCCCGCAGGACCGGGTCCGGATGGGCAACATGAAGACCCACTTCCGGCAGCTGGTCCACGGCGAACTCGAACACCTGCTGGACGACGTGGACGAGGAGGCGCTCACCCGCTGGCTGGGCGAGAGCGACCCGCAGTACGAACTGGAGACGCCGGACCTCGCCGAGCTCGACGTGGGCGAGCTGAACAAGCGCGTGACCGTGACGATGGAGGACGGCACGACCACGGAGATCGGCCACGGGAGCGTCGTCGTCTCGGCCATCACCTCCTGTACGAACACCTCGAACCCCTCGGTGATGCTCGCGGCCGCGATGGTCGCCAAGGAGGCCGTCGAACGCGGGCTGGAGGTCCCGCCGTACGTCAAGACCAGCCTCGCGCCCGGCTCCCGCGTCGTCACGGAGTACCTCGAGGAGTCCGGGCTACTGCCCTACCTCGAAGAGTTGGGCTACGACGTGGTCGGCTACGGCTGTACGACCTGCATCGGCAACGCCGGCCCGCTGCCCGGCCCAATCGAGGAGGCCATCGACGAACACGGTCTCTGGACGACGAGCGTGCTCTCGGGCAACCGGAACTTCGAGGCGCGCATCCACCCGAAGGTTCGGGCGAACTACCTCGCCTCGCCGCCGCTCGTGGTGGCCTACGGGCTGGCCGGCCGGATGGACATCGACCTCGAACACGACCCGCTGGGCCACGACGAGGACGGCGAGCCGGTCTACCTCGCCGACCTCTGGCCCGACAGCGACGACGTCGCCCGTGCCATCCACGACAACGTCTCGCCGGAGATGTTCCGGGAGAAGTACGCCTCCGTCTTCGAGGGCGACGAGCGCTGGGCCGCGCTGGACGCCCCCACTGGCGACGTCTACGACTGGGACGAGGAGTCCACCTACATCCGCGAACCGCCGTTCTTCAAGGACTTCCCGGAGGAGGAACCCGGCGTCTCGGACGTCGAGGACGCGCGCTGTCTCATGACGCTCGGTGACACCGTCACCACCGACCACATCAGCCCCGCCGGGCCGTTCTCCTCGGATCTGCCCGCCGGCCAGTGGCTGATGGAGCAGGGCGTCGAACCCCACGAGTTCAACACCTACGGCTCGCGCCGCGGCAACCACGAGGTGATGATGCGTGGCACCTTCGCCAACGTCCGCATCGAGAACCAGATGCTCGAGGGCGTGGAGGGTGGCTACACCGTCCACCACCCGACGGGCGAGGAGACCACCGTGTTCGAGGCGAGCGAGCGCTACCGCGACGCGGACACCCCGCTCGTCGTCATGGCGGGCGTGGAGTTCGGGACCGGCTCCTCGCGCGACTGGGCGGCGAAGGGCACCGACCTGCTCGGCATCCGCGCCACCATCGCCGAGAGCTACGAGCGCATCTACCGCGACAACCTCGTCGGGATGGGCGTCCTGCCCCTCCAGTTCGCCGAGGGTGACGGCTGGGAGTCGCTCGGCCTCGACGGCACCGAGACGTTCAGCATCGAGGGGCTGGACGACGGCCTCTCGGTGATGGAGGAACTGTCGGTGACGGCCGAGAAGGACGACGGGAGCACGGTCGAGTTCCCCGTCACCGCACAGGTCGGCACGCCCGCCGCGGTGCGCTACGTGGAGAACGGCGGCATCCTCCACCTCGTGCTCCGGCGGCTGCTCCAGCAGCACTGA
- a CDS encoding PRC-barrel domain containing protein, with protein sequence MKITADEQGKRVVNKDGETVGMVTNVDETAGKAYIDSDPNIAEKIMSRLGWDAMDADDYAIEQHQVDSITDDEIRLKY encoded by the coding sequence ATGAAGATAACAGCAGACGAACAGGGCAAACGTGTCGTGAACAAGGACGGCGAGACGGTCGGGATGGTCACGAACGTGGACGAGACGGCCGGCAAGGCGTACATCGACTCCGACCCGAACATCGCCGAGAAGATCATGTCCCGGCTCGGCTGGGACGCGATGGACGCGGACGACTACGCCATCGAGCAACACCAGGTCGACTCGATAACGGACGACGAGATACGACTGAAGTACTGA